From one Bradyrhizobium sp. Ash2021 genomic stretch:
- a CDS encoding LLM class flavin-dependent oxidoreductase, with protein sequence MKKIGFLSFGHWTPSSQSQTRSAADTLLQSIELAVAAEELGADGAYFRVHHFARQLASPFPLLAAVGAKTSRIEIGTAVIDMRYENPLYMAEDAGAADLIAGGRLQLGISRGSPEQVIDGWRYFGYQPAEGQNDADMGRRHAEVFFDLLRGEGFAQPNPRPMFPNPPGLLRLEPYSEGLRDRIWWGAGSNATAIWAAKLGMNLQSSTLKNDETGEAFHVQQAAQIRAYRAAWKEAGQTREPRVSVSRSIFALMDDRDRTYFGRGREDDDQIGFIDERTRAIFGRSYAAEPHVLIEQLRKDEAITEADTLLLTVPNQLGVAYNAHVIEAILTHVAPALGWR encoded by the coding sequence ATGAAGAAGATCGGCTTTCTCTCGTTCGGGCACTGGACGCCCTCGTCGCAATCACAGACCCGCTCGGCCGCAGACACGCTCCTGCAATCCATCGAGCTCGCCGTCGCGGCCGAGGAGTTGGGCGCGGACGGGGCCTATTTTCGAGTCCATCACTTCGCCCGCCAGCTTGCCTCGCCTTTCCCGCTCCTAGCGGCCGTCGGCGCGAAGACAAGCCGCATCGAGATCGGGACGGCGGTGATCGACATGCGCTACGAGAACCCGCTCTACATGGCCGAGGACGCGGGCGCAGCCGATCTCATCGCCGGCGGGCGGCTGCAGCTCGGCATCAGCCGAGGCTCGCCCGAGCAGGTGATCGATGGCTGGCGGTATTTCGGTTATCAACCGGCCGAGGGCCAGAATGACGCCGACATGGGGCGGCGTCATGCCGAGGTGTTCTTCGATCTGCTGCGCGGCGAGGGCTTCGCCCAGCCGAATCCACGACCCATGTTTCCAAATCCGCCCGGGCTGTTGCGCCTGGAACCCTATTCTGAAGGCCTGCGCGACCGGATTTGGTGGGGCGCCGGCTCGAACGCCACGGCGATCTGGGCAGCAAAGCTTGGGATGAACCTGCAGAGCTCGACGCTCAAAAACGACGAAACAGGCGAGGCCTTCCATGTGCAGCAGGCCGCTCAGATCCGGGCCTACCGTGCCGCCTGGAAAGAGGCCGGTCAGACGCGCGAGCCGCGGGTCTCAGTCAGCCGCAGCATCTTCGCACTGATGGACGATCGTGACCGCACCTATTTTGGGCGCGGGCGCGAAGATGATGACCAGATCGGATTCATCGACGAGAGGACCCGGGCGATCTTCGGCCGTAGCTATGCCGCCGAGCCGCATGTCCTAATCGAGCAGCTCAGGAAAGACGAAGCTATCACCGAGGCCGATACGCTGCTGCTGACCGTTCCCAACCAATTGGGCGTTGCCTACAACGCGCATGTGATCGAAGCGATCCTGACCCACGTCGCTCCCGCCCTGGGGTGGCGTTAA
- a CDS encoding FAD-dependent oxidoreductase: MSADNTTADPATATNSFAFPRHEQTFPTLMPHEIDRMRRFGEVVFFKHGEALFETGKPGPGMFVILSGEVVITQRDGLGHVSPVIDQGPGQFLAEIGQLSGRVALVDGHAEGDVETLLIPPDKLRALLVAEADLGERIMRALILRRVSLIQGGVGGPVLIGPVSLGDMARLQSFLARNGQPHNLLDPATDKDAADLVARYSASRADLPLVVCPDGTVLRNPTETALAMAMGMIGHHGPDKVYDVAVVGSGPAGLATAVYAASEGLSVAVFDSRAYGGQAGASARIENYLGFPTGISGQALAGRAFSQAQKFGAEMLIPVSIKSLDCSKSSGAFELATQCGRFLRARSIVVASGARYRRPEIENLDRFEGRGVWYWASPIEARLCANQDVVLVGGGNSAGQAAVFLSGHARKVYMMIRGGGLGSSMSRYLIERIEATPNIELIFNAEVVGLEGSETLARVRWRSRLGPDVYMLDVRNLFLFVGADPATGWLEGCGVKVDRAGFVLTGVQDGQNGERPVPPLETTVPGVFAVGDVRSGSVKRVGGAIGEGAQVVAALHGFLGDSAKPAL; this comes from the coding sequence ATGAGCGCAGACAACACCACGGCCGATCCGGCGACAGCGACTAATTCCTTTGCGTTCCCGCGTCATGAGCAGACCTTCCCGACGCTGATGCCGCACGAAATCGACCGCATGCGCCGGTTCGGCGAGGTGGTCTTCTTCAAGCACGGCGAAGCGCTGTTCGAGACCGGCAAGCCGGGGCCAGGCATGTTCGTGATACTGTCGGGCGAAGTCGTGATCACCCAGCGCGACGGCCTTGGCCATGTCTCCCCGGTGATCGATCAGGGCCCGGGTCAATTCCTGGCCGAGATCGGCCAGCTCTCCGGCCGCGTCGCGCTGGTCGACGGCCACGCCGAGGGCGATGTCGAAACGCTGCTGATTCCCCCCGACAAACTGCGCGCGCTGCTGGTCGCGGAAGCCGATCTCGGCGAGCGCATCATGCGCGCGCTGATCCTGCGCCGGGTCAGCCTGATCCAGGGCGGCGTCGGCGGCCCGGTGCTGATCGGCCCTGTTTCGCTCGGCGACATGGCGCGGCTGCAGAGTTTCCTGGCGCGCAACGGCCAGCCGCATAATCTGCTCGATCCCGCCACCGACAAGGACGCCGCCGACCTCGTCGCGCGCTATTCGGCCTCGCGCGCCGATCTGCCGCTGGTGGTGTGCCCGGACGGCACGGTGCTGCGCAATCCCACCGAGACGGCGCTTGCGATGGCGATGGGTATGATCGGTCACCACGGGCCCGACAAGGTTTACGATGTCGCGGTGGTCGGCAGCGGTCCGGCCGGGCTCGCCACCGCGGTCTATGCGGCCTCGGAAGGGTTGTCGGTCGCGGTGTTCGACTCGCGGGCCTATGGCGGTCAGGCCGGCGCCAGCGCGCGAATCGAAAACTATCTGGGATTTCCGACCGGGATATCCGGGCAGGCGCTGGCGGGGCGCGCCTTCAGCCAGGCGCAGAAGTTCGGCGCCGAAATGCTGATCCCGGTGTCGATCAAGTCGCTCGACTGCTCGAAGAGCAGCGGCGCCTTCGAACTCGCGACCCAATGCGGACGCTTCCTGCGTGCAAGATCAATCGTGGTGGCCAGCGGGGCGCGCTATCGGCGGCCCGAGATCGAAAATCTCGACCGGTTTGAAGGCCGCGGCGTCTGGTACTGGGCTTCGCCGATCGAAGCCAGGCTGTGCGCCAACCAGGACGTCGTGCTGGTCGGTGGCGGCAATTCCGCCGGACAAGCTGCGGTGTTCCTCTCGGGACACGCGCGAAAAGTTTACATGATGATCCGTGGCGGCGGCCTCGGCTCCAGCATGTCGCGCTATCTGATCGAGCGCATCGAGGCGACGCCGAACATCGAATTGATTTTCAACGCCGAAGTGGTCGGGCTGGAAGGCAGCGAAACGCTCGCGCGCGTGCGCTGGCGCAGCCGCCTGGGTCCGGATGTTTACATGCTCGACGTCCGCAACCTGTTCCTGTTCGTCGGCGCTGATCCGGCGACCGGCTGGCTCGAGGGCTGCGGCGTCAAGGTCGACCGCGCCGGATTCGTGCTGACCGGCGTGCAGGACGGCCAGAACGGCGAACGCCCGGTGCCGCCCCTGGAGACCACCGTGCCTGGCGTGTTCGCGGTCGGCGACGTGCGCTCGGGCTCGGTCAAGCGCGTCGGCGGCGCCATCGGCGAGGGCGCGCAGGTCGTGGCGGCGCTGCACGGCTTTCTCGGCGACAGCGCCAAGCCGGCGCTGTAG
- a CDS encoding UBP-type zinc finger domain-containing protein produces MSKGCTHIAGIHTVTPSALGCEECLKSGSRWLHLRICRSCGHVGCCDDSPNKHATAHFHATGHPIIEGYDPPEGWGWCYVDEVLFDLSNRKTPHNGKIPRYY; encoded by the coding sequence ATGTCAAAAGGCTGCACCCACATCGCCGGCATCCATACCGTCACGCCGAGCGCGCTCGGCTGCGAGGAATGCCTCAAGAGCGGCAGCCGGTGGCTGCATCTGCGGATCTGCCGCAGCTGCGGCCATGTCGGCTGCTGCGACGATTCCCCGAACAAGCACGCCACCGCGCATTTCCACGCCACCGGCCATCCGATCATCGAAGGCTATGATCCGCCGGAAGGCTGGGGCTGGTGCTATGTCGATGAAGTGCTGTTCGACCTCTCGAACCGCAAGACACCGCATAACGGGAAAATCCCGCGTTATTACTAG
- a CDS encoding alpha/beta hydrolase — translation MPTITTKDGIEIFYKDWGSGQPIVFSHGWPLSSDDWDAQMLFFLNHGYRVIAHDRRGHGRSSQTGDGHDMDHYADDLAAVTAHLDLKNAVHVGHSTGGGEVVHYIARHGESRVAKAAIISAVPPLMVQTPANPGGLPKEVFDGLQAQLAANRSEFYRALPAGPFYGYNRPGAKPSEAVIQNWWRQGMMGGAKAHYDGIVAFSQTDFTDDLKKINVPVLVMHGDDDQIVPYADSGPLSAKLLKNGSLKTYKGFPHGMPTTEAATINTDLLAFIKR, via the coding sequence ATGCCCACGATCACGACCAAGGACGGCATCGAGATTTTCTACAAGGACTGGGGCTCGGGGCAGCCCATCGTGTTCAGCCACGGCTGGCCGTTGTCATCAGATGACTGGGACGCGCAGATGCTGTTCTTTCTCAACCACGGCTATCGCGTCATCGCCCATGACCGCCGCGGCCACGGCCGGTCCAGCCAGACCGGCGACGGCCATGACATGGATCATTATGCCGATGATTTGGCGGCGGTGACGGCGCATCTCGACCTTAAGAATGCGGTTCACGTCGGCCATTCCACCGGCGGCGGCGAGGTGGTGCACTACATTGCCCGCCATGGCGAGAGCCGGGTGGCAAAGGCGGCCATCATCAGCGCGGTGCCGCCGCTGATGGTGCAGACACCCGCCAATCCCGGCGGCCTGCCCAAGGAAGTGTTTGACGGATTGCAGGCGCAACTCGCGGCCAATCGCTCGGAATTCTATCGCGCCCTCCCGGCGGGGCCGTTCTACGGCTACAACCGGCCGGGCGCCAAACCTTCCGAGGCCGTAATCCAGAACTGGTGGCGCCAGGGCATGATGGGCGGCGCCAAGGCGCATTACGACGGCATCGTCGCGTTCTCGCAGACCGATTTCACCGACGACCTCAAGAAGATCAATGTGCCCGTGCTGGTGATGCATGGCGATGACGACCAGATCGTCCCCTATGCCGATTCCGGGCCGTTGTCGGCCAAGCTGTTGAAGAACGGCAGCTTGAAGACCTACAAGGGCTTTCCGCACGGCATGCCGACCACGGAAGCGGCCACGATCAACACCGATCTTCTGGCGTTCATCAAGCGATGA
- a CDS encoding epimerase translates to MKVILFGATGMVGQGVLRECLIDPGIERVLVVGRSPTGRTHAKLSEILHDDFTDFSAIESQLAGYDACFFCLGVSSVGMDEVRYRHLTYDITLAAAKTLSRLNPGMVFTYVTGRSTDSTEQGPQMWARVKGKTENDLLKLPFKAAYMFRPAGIQPLHGVRSKTSWVQAIYVVTAPLLSYLNRVAPKYMTTSEQLGRAMIKVARDGYPKPVLESEDINRI, encoded by the coding sequence ATGAAAGTCATCCTGTTCGGCGCCACCGGCATGGTCGGGCAGGGCGTCTTGCGCGAATGCCTGATCGATCCGGGGATTGAGCGCGTGCTGGTGGTCGGGCGCAGCCCGACCGGGCGGACGCACGCCAAGCTCAGCGAAATCCTGCACGATGATTTTACGGATTTCTCGGCGATCGAATCCCAGCTCGCAGGATACGACGCCTGCTTCTTCTGCCTCGGGGTCTCCTCGGTCGGCATGGACGAGGTGCGCTACCGGCATCTGACCTACGATATCACGCTTGCGGCTGCGAAGACGCTGTCGCGGCTCAATCCCGGCATGGTGTTCACCTATGTCACCGGCCGCAGTACAGACTCGACCGAGCAGGGCCCGCAGATGTGGGCGCGGGTCAAAGGCAAGACCGAAAACGACCTGCTCAAGCTGCCGTTCAAGGCGGCGTATATGTTCCGGCCTGCCGGCATTCAGCCGCTGCACGGGGTGCGATCGAAGACATCATGGGTCCAGGCAATCTACGTCGTCACCGCGCCGCTGTTGTCATACCTCAATCGCGTCGCGCCGAAATACATGACGACCTCCGAGCAACTCGGCCGCGCCATGATCAAGGTGGCCAGGGACGGCTATCCGAAGCCGGTGCTGGAGAGCGAGGATATCAATCGCATTTAG
- the murA gene encoding UDP-N-acetylglucosamine 1-carboxyvinyltransferase, with protein MDRIRIVGGSKLNGTIAISGAKNAALPLMIAGLLTEETLILDNVPRLADVAQLQRILGNHGVDIMSAGKRPGDREYQGQTLHISAADIIDTTAPYELVSRMRASFWVIAPLLARMHVAKVSLPGGCAIGTRPVDLLIMAMQKLGADIAIDGGYVIAKAPGGLRGAPIDFPKVTVSGTHVALMAASLASGTTEITNAACELEIKDVADCLNKMGARITGAGTPRIVIEGVAKLHGARHTVLPDRIEAGTYAMAVAMTGGDVQLSGARPELLQSALDILTEAGAVVTVNNDGIRVARNGAGIKPVKVSTAPFPGFPTDLQAQLMALMACAGGSSEITETIFENRFMHVQELARFGAKISLDGETATIEGSAILRGAPVMATDLRASVSLVIAGLAAEGETMVNRVYHLDRGFERLEEKLSACGASIQRISD; from the coding sequence ATGGACCGCATTCGTATTGTCGGCGGCAGCAAGCTCAACGGCACCATCGCGATCTCGGGTGCGAAGAATGCGGCGCTGCCTCTGATGATCGCAGGCTTGCTGACCGAGGAAACGCTGATCCTCGACAACGTGCCGCGGCTCGCCGACGTCGCGCAATTGCAGCGCATCCTCGGCAATCATGGCGTCGACATCATGTCCGCGGGCAAGCGGCCCGGCGACCGCGAATATCAGGGCCAGACCCTGCATATTTCGGCGGCCGATATCATCGACACCACCGCGCCCTATGAGCTGGTGTCGCGGATGCGCGCCAGCTTCTGGGTGATCGCGCCGCTCTTGGCCCGGATGCACGTGGCAAAGGTCTCGCTGCCGGGCGGCTGCGCGATCGGCACGCGGCCGGTCGATCTCTTGATCATGGCGATGCAGAAGCTCGGCGCCGATATCGCCATCGACGGCGGCTATGTGATCGCGAAAGCGCCGGGCGGCCTGCGCGGCGCGCCGATCGATTTCCCCAAGGTGACCGTGAGCGGCACCCATGTCGCGCTGATGGCGGCAAGCCTCGCCAGCGGCACGACTGAAATCACCAACGCGGCCTGCGAGCTGGAAATTAAGGACGTCGCCGACTGCCTCAACAAGATGGGCGCGCGCATCACCGGCGCCGGCACGCCGCGCATCGTCATCGAGGGCGTGGCAAAACTTCATGGCGCGCGGCATACCGTGCTGCCCGATCGCATCGAGGCCGGCACCTATGCGATGGCGGTGGCCATGACCGGCGGCGACGTGCAGCTCTCGGGCGCACGGCCGGAGCTGTTGCAGTCGGCGCTCGACATCTTGACCGAAGCCGGTGCCGTCGTCACCGTCAACAATGACGGCATTCGCGTCGCGCGCAACGGCGCGGGCATCAAACCGGTAAAGGTCTCGACCGCGCCGTTTCCGGGTTTCCCGACGGATCTGCAGGCGCAATTGATGGCGCTGATGGCCTGCGCCGGCGGCTCCTCGGAGATTACCGAGACGATCTTCGAAAACCGCTTCATGCACGTTCAGGAGCTGGCGCGGTTCGGCGCGAAGATTTCGCTCGACGGCGAGACCGCGACCATCGAGGGGTCCGCAATACTGCGCGGCGCGCCGGTCATGGCCACCGATCTGCGCGCGTCGGTGTCGCTGGTGATCGCGGGGCTTGCCGCCGAAGGCGAGACCATGGTCAACCGGGTCTATCACCTCGACCGCGGCTTTGAGCGGCTGGAGGAAAAACTGTCGGCCTGCGGCGCGTCGATCCAGCGCATCAGCGACTAA
- a CDS encoding DUF2948 family protein: MPDQLKLIALDADDLAVISAHVQDARVQTSDIVWRQDQMRLVVGMNRLDWEQTLTGGTRPRRLIAALRFDRVLACKSRNIDLGQPQATLELVGIEFHPGEAPGGSALLLFGHGGALRLDVECLECELTDLGTDDLGTSDIGTAPSGFEV, encoded by the coding sequence TTGCCCGACCAGCTCAAACTGATTGCGCTCGATGCGGACGATCTCGCGGTGATATCGGCGCATGTGCAGGACGCCCGTGTGCAGACATCCGACATCGTCTGGCGGCAGGACCAAATGCGGCTGGTGGTCGGCATGAACCGGCTGGACTGGGAACAGACGTTAACCGGCGGAACGCGCCCCCGCCGCCTGATTGCGGCGCTGCGCTTCGACCGGGTGCTGGCCTGCAAGTCACGCAACATCGACCTCGGGCAGCCCCAGGCGACGCTGGAACTGGTCGGGATCGAATTCCACCCCGGCGAGGCCCCCGGCGGCAGCGCGCTGCTGCTGTTTGGCCATGGCGGGGCGCTGCGGCTGGACGTCGAATGCCTGGAATGCGAACTGACCGACCTTGGGACCGACGATCTCGGGACCAGCGATATCGGCACCGCGCCGTCAGGGTTCGAGGTGTAG